One window of Camelina sativa cultivar DH55 chromosome 4, Cs, whole genome shotgun sequence genomic DNA carries:
- the LOC104781077 gene encoding probable sucrose-phosphatase 3b, whose protein sequence is MERLISHPPLMIVSDLDHTMVDHQDHENLSLLRFNSLWEDAYRRDSLLVFSTARSPILYKELRKEKPLLTPDIIITSIGTEIAFGNSMVPDHAWVETLNSDKWNREIVLEETRKFPALTLQPKTEQRLHKVSFYIDEGKGEALTKELSQLLEKRGLDVKIIYSWGKNVDVIPRGAGKGEALEYLLKKLQAEGSFPVNTLACGDSEHDTELFSIPDVHGVMVSNSQEELLKWRSENALDNPKVIHSTERCADGIIQAIGHFKLGPNLSPRDVSEFLKRKRDIANPGQEVVRFYLFYERLRRGEIKNYETYIANFKESCHQGAVFVHPSGAEKSLRDTIEELQKCYGDKRGKKFWVWVDQVMVKDNTPEKCIVKFAKWEQCEDERKCCTTTVEFTSKGGDLVWEKVNQIWSEDSEVKDDDNSRWIL, encoded by the exons ATGGAGCGGCTGATTTCTCATCCTCCTCTCATGATTGTCTCGGACCTTGATCATACCATG GTTGATCATCAAGATCATGAGAACCTCTCTCTTCTCAGGTTCAATTCATTGTGGGAAGACGCTTATCGCCGTGACTCTCTTTTAGTATTCTCAACAGCAAGATCACCAATTCTTTACAAAgaattgagaaaagagaaacctTTGTTGACCCCTGATATCATCATTACATCAATAGGAACCGAGATAGCGTTTGGTAACTCCATGGTTCCTGATCATGCTTGGGTTGAAACTTTGAACAGTGATAAATGGAACAGGGAAATAGTCTTGGAAGAAACTAGAAAGTTCCCTGCGTTAACTCTTCAGCCAAAAACTGAGCAGAGGCTACACAAGGTCAGCTTTTACATTGATGAAGGTAAAGGTGAGGCATTGACCAAGGAACTATCACAGTTGCTGGAGAAACGTGGC TTGGATGTTAAGATAATTTACAGTTGGGGAAAGAACGTGGATGTTATACCGCGAGGTGCAGGTAAAGGAGAAGCCCTCGAGTATCTTCTCAAGAAGCTGCAGGCTGAAGGATCATTCCCGGTTAATACTCTTGCTTGTGGTGACTCTGAACACGATACTGAACTATTTAGCATTCCTGATGTCCACGGTGTCATG GTGAGTAATTCCCAAGAAGAGCTATTGAAGTGGCGTTCTGAAAATGCTTTGGACAATCCAAAGGTTATACATTCAACTGAAAGGTGTGCGGATGGGATTATTCAAGCCATTGGTCATTTTAAGCTTGGTCCAAATCTTTCTCCAAGAGACGTTTCTGAGTTCTTGAAACGCAAGAGGGATATTGCGAATCCTGGTCAAGAGGTTGTGAGGTTTTACTTGTTCTACGAGAGATTGAGACGCGGTGAGATCAAGAACTATGAGACATACATAGCCAACTTCAAAGAGTCATGT CACCAAGGTGCTGTCTTTGTACATCCATCAGGTGCCGAGAAATCTCTGAGAGACACCATTGAGGAGCTACAGAAGTGTTATGGTGACAAAAGAGGGAAGAAATTTTGGGTTTGGGTAGATCAGGTTATGGTAAAAGACAACACTCCTGAGAAATGTATAGTGAAGTTTGCTAAGTGGGAACAATGTG AGGATGAACGTAAATGCTGCACAACAACTGTTGAATTCACCTCAAAG GGAGGAGATTTGGTGTGGGAGAAGGTGAAccagatttggtcagaagacTCGGAGGTGAAGGATGATGATAACAGTCGTTGGATTCTCTGA